One segment of Solanum lycopersicum chromosome 1, SLM_r2.1 DNA contains the following:
- the LOC101262561 gene encoding OVARIAN TUMOR DOMAIN-containing deubiquitinating enzyme 4 isoform X1: MTSRFCNIVLQSPASSFRFYISTNPAKFTISAPRSNCISSSISFGGSQKRCIGYSNSNLKNSCRTLTVTTAASRRKACCDISFWSQNVNMRLFLRTQSKFRKFGCNSGKRNHTSAGLSIGFLVCCSASEPVHAEASGGSMGDSCESSTTGYSHGKKVYTDYSVIGIPGDGRCLFRSVAHGACVRSGKPPPNENLQRELADELRARVADEFIKRREETEWFIEGDFNTYVAQIRNSHVWGGEPELLMASHVLQMPISVYMYDQDASGLISIAEYGQEYGKDNPIKVLYHGFGHYDALHIPGKKGPRSKL; the protein is encoded by the coding sequence ATGACAAGCCGCTTCTGTAATATTGTCTTGCAATCACCAGCCAGCTCATTTCGTTTTTATATCTCAACCAACCCTGCAAAATTTACTATTTCTGCACCCAGATCAAATTGTATCTCATCATCAATCAGCTTTGGGGGATCCCAAAAGAGATGTATTGGGTATTCTAACTCCAACCTGAAGAATAGCTGCCGCACGTTAACAGTTACAACTGCTGCGAGTCGCAGGAAGGCGTGCTGTGATATTTCTTTTTGGTCCCAAAATGTGAATATGAGGCTTTTCTTACGTACTCAATCGAAGTTCCGCAAATTTGGGTGTAATTCTGGAAAGCGAAATCATACGTCTGCAGGTTTATCTATTGGATTTTTAGTTTGCTGCTCTGCCTCTGAACCGGTACATGCTGAAGCATCAGGAGGAAGTATGGGAGATAGCTGTGAATCCTCAACCACTGGCTATTCACATGGAAAGAAGGTCTATACTGACTATTCTGTAATTGGTATACCTGGAGATGGAAGATGTTTATTTCGTTCTGTTGCTCATGGTGCTTGTGTAAGATCAGGGAAGCCCCCTCCTAATGAGAACTTACAGAGGGAATTAGCAGATGAATTGCGGGCCAGAGTAGCAGATGAATTTATAAAGAGGAGAGAAGAGACCGAATGGTTCATCGAAGGTGATTTTAACACATATGTTGCCCAAATAAGGAATTCTCATGTGTGGGGAGGTGAGCCAGAACTTTTGATGGCTTCTCATGTTCTCCAGATGCCAATTAGTGTTTACATGTATGACCAGGACGCCAGTGGCCTGATTTCTATTGCTGAATACGGGCAAGAATATGGCAAGGACAATCCTATTAAGGTTCTGTATCACGGATTTGGTCATTACGATGCATTGCACATTCCCGGGAAGAAAGGACCAAGATCGAAACTTTAA
- the LOC101261067 gene encoding U-box domain-containing protein 12, giving the protein MMVDDSGNLSVEEWLSRAQELVPVALEKAREVKGFPSRWRMIISKLEQIPNRLSDLSSHPFFSKNALCKEQLQTVSKTLNEAVELAEKCMKEKYEGKLRMQSDLDALSGRLDLNLRDCGLLIKSGVLGEVTLPSSVASTSAAPEVAVHGNLRELLARLQIGHLEAKHKALDNLLEVMKEDEKNVLAVLGRSNIAALVQLLTATSPRMREKTVTVICSLAESGSCENWLVSEGVLPPLIRLVESGTTVSKEKATISLQRLSMTAETARSIVGHGGIRPLIEICRTGDSVSQAAAACTLKNISAVPEVRQALAEEGIIKLMMNLLDCGILLGSKEYAAECLQNLTSGNDDLRRSVVSEGGIRSLLAYLDGPLPQESAVGALRNLVGSVSTDILISLGLLPRLVHVLKSGSLGAQQAAASAVCRICASTEMKRLLGEAGCIPLLIKMLEAKANGVKEVAAQAIASLMSLAHNCREVKRDDKSVPNLVQLLDPAPQNTAKKYAVSCLFLLSSSKKCKKLMISYGAIGYLKKLTEMDIPNAKKLLERLERGKLRSLFSRK; this is encoded by the coding sequence ATGATGGTGGATGATAGTGGCAACTTGTCTGTTGAAGAGTGGCTCTCGCGTGCACAAGAACTTGTGCCTGTTGCACTTGAGAAGGCAAGAGAGGTGAAAGGATTCCCCAGTAGATGGAGGATGATTATCTCAAAATTGGAACAGATCCCGAATCGACTGTCTGATTTATCTAGCCATCCTTTCTTCTCAAAGAATGCTCTTTGTAAAGAGCAATTGCAGACGGTATCAAAGACGTTAAATGAAGCTGTTGAATTGGCAGAGAAGTGCATGAAAGAGAAGTATGAGGGAAAACTTCGGATGCAAAGTGATTTAGATGCATTGTCAGGGAGATTGGATTTGAACTTGCGTGATTGTGGGCTCTTAATCAAGTCTGGAGTGCTTGGTGAGGTTACTTTGCCGTCATCTGTTGCAAGCACATCCGCGGCACCTGAGGTAGCAGTACATGGAAATTTACGAGAATTGCTTGCTCGGCTTCAGATTGGACACTTGGAGGCTAAACATAAGGCCCTTGATAACCTTCTTGAAGTCATGAAAGAAGATGAGAAAAATGTTTTGGCTGTCCTAGGTCGAAGCAATATTGCGGCTCTAGTCCAATTGTTAACTGCTACTTCTCCTCGAATGAGGGAGAAGACAGTAACTGTAATTTGCTCGCTTGCAGAATCTGGGAGTTGTGAGAATTGGCTGGTTTCAGAAGGTGTCCTCCCTCCTCTTATACGTCTTGTTGAATCTGGTACAACTGTGAGCAAAGAGAAGGCCACCATTTCTCTCCAGAGATTGTCTATGACAGCAGAAACAGCTCGTTCTATTGTTGGACATGGTGGGATTAGGCCTCTAATCGAGATCTGCCGAACTGGTGATTCTGTTTCTCAGGCGGCTGCTGCTTGTACCCTGAAAAATATATCTGCTGTTCCTGAAGTTCGACAAGCTCTAGCTGAAGAAGGCATCATTAAACTTATGATGAATCTCCTAGATTGTGGAATACTGTTGGGATCGAAAGAGTATGCAGCTGAATGCTTGCAAAATCTAACTTCTGGAAATGATGATCTCCGAAGATCAGTTGTGTCAGAGGGTGGAATCAGAAGCCTGTTAGCATACTTGGATGGTCCATTGCCCCAAGAATCAGCTGTAGGGGCCTTGAGAAATTTGGTTGGGTCTGTGTCAACAGACATTTTAATCTCGCTTGGTCTCCTTCCAAGGTTGGTCCATGTCCTCAAGTCAGGATCACTTGGTGCACAACAGGCTGCAGCATCAGCAGTGTGTCGAATTTGCGCCTCAACTGAGATGAAGAGACTTTTGGGTGAAGCTGGATGCATTCCTCTCCTTATTAAGATGTTGGAGGCTAAAGCAAATGGGGTGAAGGAGGTCGCTGCTCAAGCGATTGCTAGCCTAATGTCCCTTGCGCATAATTGCAGGGAAGTCAAAAGAGACGATAAGAGCGTGCCAAATTTGGTTCAGCTGCTTGATCCAGCTCCTCAAAACACTGCTAAGAAGTATGCTGTTTCTTGTCTTTTCTTGCTTTCCTCGAGCAAGAAATGCAAGAAGCTGATGATTTCCTATGGAGCAATTGGCTATCTCAAGAAGCTTACCGAGATGGATATTCCAAATGCAAAGAAGCTACTCGAACGCTTGGAAAGAGGTAAATTGAGAAGCTTGTTTAGCAGAAAATAG
- the LOC101262254 gene encoding F-box protein At4g00755-like has product MKTQVDFVQWLETDMSLNILMRLDDPADVVRAASVSCLWRQFVAINGISKQLCLRKFPQLSSITCITEPDLRVAERKDESSNSSWEALKRDHIVYASLLQDIETSNLCPSDCMGHAVGASSTDRYPFESIVNTLAPSNRYGISPSYWSSIGHSDPNAPETLIYKLKADLCCITEINIQPFEVYFHRGRPICSAKSVRFRLGHLKSSREKSYLLDFPKQQPANDKFIWTYTSKEFQMRQENRLQQFKLPEPVLCIGGYLQIELLGRAQRCDIDNLFYICIDYVKVRGRPLSPAFGVQNIELSGDFVLEYKREFL; this is encoded by the exons ATGAAGACGCAAGTTGATTTTGTGCAATGGCTTGAAACAGACATGTCTCTGAACATTCTGATGCGTTTGGATGATCCAGCTGATGTGGTCCGTGCTGCCTCTGTTTCATGCCTTTGGCGTCAATTTG TGGCTATAAATGGAATTTCCAAGCAACTGTGTCTGAGAAAGTTTCCGCAGCTTTCTAGCATTACATGTATAACAGAACCAGATTTGAGAGTAGCAGAAAGAAAAGATGAGTCTAGCAATTCCAGTTGGGAGGCTCTAAAAAGAGACCATATTGTTTATGCTTCTCTACTTCAAGATATTGAAACATCAAACTTATGCCCAAGTGATTGCATGGGTCATGCAGTCGGGGCTTCAAGTACGGACCGTTATCCCTTTGAAAGTATTGTGAATACTCTAGCTCCATCAAACAGATATGGAATTAGTCCTTCATATTGGTCAAGTATAGGGCACAGTGATCCCAATGCTCCCGAGACACTAATTTACAAATTGAAAGCTGATCTTTGTTGTATCACTGAAATTAACATACAACCTTTTGAAG TTTATTTCCACCGAGGCAGGCCCATATGCTCTGCGAAATCTGTTCGATTTCGATTAGGACATCTCAAATCCTCAAGAGAAAAGAGTTATCTCCTGGACTTCCCCAAGCAACAGCCTGCTAATGACAAGTTTATATGGACATATACCTCGAAAGAATTCCAGATGAGACAG GAAAACCGCTTGCAGCAGTTCAAGTTACCAGAACCAGTGCTTTGTATTGGTGGATATCTGCAGATTGAACTGTTGGGCAGAGCTCAGAGATGTGACATTGACAACTTGTTTTACATATG CATTGACTATGTGAAAGTCAGAGGACGACCGCTCAGTCCAGCCTTTGGTGTACAGAACATCGAACTGTCTGGAGACTTTGTGCTCGAGTACAAAAGAGAGTTTCTTTAA
- the LOC101260764 gene encoding F-box protein At4g00755 gives METRFDFVQWLDTDVSLDIMMRLIDPADVVRAGSVSRRWRQFVISNGLSKQLCVGKFQQLSRIAWIAELDLSASEAKDAGSSNSNWETLKRDHEVYSSLLQAIESSKSCRNDCIGYAVSASSTDNYPDESIVNTLIPMDKYLNRPSYWSSTGHSDPNAPETLIYKLKADLCVITEVFMQPFEAYFQPGKPIYSAKSVRFRLGHPKSSKDESDLLKMPQQQPADDKFIWTYTSEEFPMTQEKCFQRFNLPEPVLCVGGYMQIQLLGRVQRQEMDDLFYICISHVRVVGRPLGPAFDVEVLEPSQEFVLKYNRDVFGCMLQSLTNGSHQDSNVPPTLSDDLVVDAGIVEFFLQNHHPGFELMGWGDDEEDDDEMDEVGVF, from the exons ATGGAGACACGTTTTGATTTTGTGCAATGGCTGGACACTGATGTGTCTCTGGATATTATGATGCGTTTGATCGATCCAGCTGATGTAGTCCGTGCTGGCTCTGTTTCACGCCGTTGGCGCCAATTTG TGATTTCCAATGGACTCTCTAAGCAACTCTGTGTGGGAAAGTTTCAGCAGCTTTCTAGGATTGCCTGGATAGCAGAACTAGATTTGAGTGCATCAGAAGCAAAAGACGCCGGGTCTAGCAATTCCAACTGGGAGACTCTAAAAAGAGACCATGAAGTTTATTCTTCTCTACTTCAAGCTATTGAATCATCAAAGTCATGTCGAAACGATTGCATAGGCTATGCAGTCAGTGCTTCCAGCACGGACAATTATCCAGATGAAAGTATTGTCAATACCTTAATCCCGATGGACAAATATCTAAATAGACCTTCCTACTGGTCAAGTACAGGACACAGTGATCCGAATGCCCCCGAGACACTGATTTACAAATTGAAAGCTGATTTATGTGTGATCACGGAAGTTTTTATGCAACCTTTCGAAG CTTATTTCCAGCCTGGCAAGCCCATATATTCTGCAAAATCTGTTCGATTTCGATTAGGGCACCCCAAATCTTCAAAGGATGAGAGTGATCTCCTGAAAATGCCCCAGCAACAGCCTGCTGATGACAAGTTTATATGGACTTATACTTCTGAAGAATTCCCTATGACGCag GAAAAATGCTTTCAGCGGTTCAACCTGCCAGAACCTGTGCTTTGCGTTGGTGGATATATGCAGATTCAACTTTTGGGCAGAGTTCAGAGACAAGAAATGGACGACTTGTTTTACATATG TATAAGTCATGTGAGAGTTGTAGGGCGACCTCTGGGCCCTGCATTCGACGTAGAGGTGCTAGAGCCGTCTCAAGAATTTGTGTTGAAGTACAATCGAGATGTTTTTGGATGCATGTTGCAAAGCTTGACTAATGGAAGTCATCAAGACTCAAATGTTCCTCCAACACTATCAGATGACCTTGTGGTTGATGCTGGCATTGTTGAGTTCTTTTTACAGAACCACCATCCAGGTTTCGAACTCATGGGATGGGGGGATGACGAAGAGGATGATGATGAAATGGATGAAGTGGGAGTTTTCTAA
- the LOC101261748 gene encoding peroxisomal membrane protein 11D yields the protein MSALDAARAELALAVLYLNKAEARDKICRAIQYGSKFVSNGEPGTAQNVDKSTSLARKVFRLFKFINDLHGLISPPAPGTPLPLILLGKSKNALLSTFLFLDQFVWLGRTGIYKNKERTDLLGRISLFCWMGSSICTTLVEIGEIGRLSASMKKLEKELKNSDKYKDEQYRIKLQKSNERSLALIKAGIDIVVAVGLLQLAPKKVTPRVTGAFGFVSSLISCYQLLPAPPKAKTS from the exons ATGAGTGCCTTGGATGCAGCCAGAGCAGAGCTTGCCCTTGCAGTCTTGTACTTGAACAAAGCAGAGGCAAGGGACAAGATATGCAGGGCAATACAGTATGGTTCAAAATTTGTGAGTAATGGAGAGCCTGGCACTGCTCAAAATGTTGACAAATCAACTAGCTTAGCAAGGAAAGTATTCCGTCTTTTCAAG TTCATCAATGATCTGCACGGGCTTATTAGTCCACCTGCCCCAGGAACCCCACTTCCACTCATCTTGTTGGGGAAG TCTAAAAATGCATTGCTATCGACTTTCTTGTTTCTGGATCAATTTGTGTGGCTTGGAAGGACAGGCATTTACAAG AACAAAGAACGCACTGATTTACTTGGCAGGATCTCTCTCTTTTGTTGGATGGGTTCCTCAATATGTACTACATTAGTGGAG ATTGGGGAGATTGGAAGACTTTCTGCATCAATGAAAAAGCTGGAGAAGGAACTCAAGAATAGCGACAAATACAAG GATGAGCAGTACAGGATTAAGCTTCAGAAGTCAAATGAGAGGTCTCTAGCCCTGATTAAAGCAGGCATTGATATAGTAGTTGCTGTCGGATTGCTCCAATTGGCACCTAAGAAAGTCACTCCCCGCGTAACAGGAGCCTTTGGATTTGTTAGCTCCTTGATATCATGTTATCAG TTGCTCCCAGCACCGCCAAAGGCCAAGACATCGTGA
- the LOC101260475 gene encoding F-box protein PP2-A13, with protein MGANVSSIDTNCDDGLNYLPFKPKLDDIPEACVALLLSYLDPPEICKLSRINRLFRAASSADFIWEPKLPSNYNYILQKLLALNVDDALCKKDIFAKLSSPRSFDGDTKQVWIDKKNGGVCLAISSKGMSITGIDDRRYWNHIPTDESRFKTVAYLQQIWWLEVDGDLEFQFPEGTYSLFFRLQLGKATKRHKRRACNYEHVHGWDLKPVQFQLTTADDCRVTSRCYLDNLGTWMQHHVGDFVVKDGTVPTKIKYSLTQIDCTHTKGGLCVDSVLICPTSLSKQLTC; from the exons ATGGGTGCTAATGTATCTTCAATTGACACAAATTGTGATGATGGGTTGAATTATTTGCCATTTAAGCCTAAGCTTGATGATATACCAGAGGCTTGTGTTGCTCTTCTGCTTTCATACCTTGATCCACCTGAGATCTGCAAATTATCGCGTATTAATAGGCTATTTCGTGCTGCTTCATCTGCTGATTTTATATGGGAACCCAAATTGCCCTCTAATTATAactatattcttcaaaaattgcTTGCCCTCAATGTTGATGATGCCCTCtgtaaaaaggacatttttgcTAAGCTTTCTTCTCCCAGGTCCTTTGATGGTGACACAAAG CAAGTATGGATTGACAAGAAGAATGGAGGGGTTTGTTTGGCAATTTCATCCAAAGGAATGTCAATTACCGGCATCGATGATCGAAGATACTGGAATCACATTCCGACCGATGAATCAAG ATTCAAAACTGTAGCTTATCTTCAACAAATCTGGTGGCTTGAAGTCGATGGGGATCTCGAGTTCCAATTCCCAGAAGGGACCTATAGTCTATTCTTCAGACTTCAGCTTGGTAAGGCGACAAAGAGGCACAAACGTCGTGCCTGTAACTATGAGCATGTTCATGGCTGGGACTTAAAACCTGTCCAGTTTCAGTTAACAACAGCGGATGATTGTCGTGTGACATCCCGGTGTTATCTGGACAATTTAGGAACTTGGATGCAGCATCATGTAGGAGATTTTGTTGTTAAGGATGGCACTGTTCcaacaaaaatcaaatattcattGACACAGATAGATTGTACACATACAAAAGGTGGTCTGTGTGTTGATTCGGTGTTAATATGCCCTACTAGCTTATCTAAACAATTAACTTGTTGA
- the LOC101262561 gene encoding OVARIAN TUMOR DOMAIN-containing deubiquitinating enzyme 4 isoform X2, giving the protein MRLFLRTQSKFRKFGCNSGKRNHTSAGLSIGFLVCCSASEPVHAEASGGSMGDSCESSTTGYSHGKKVYTDYSVIGIPGDGRCLFRSVAHGACVRSGKPPPNENLQRELADELRARVADEFIKRREETEWFIEGDFNTYVAQIRNSHVWGGEPELLMASHVLQMPISVYMYDQDASGLISIAEYGQEYGKDNPIKVLYHGFGHYDALHIPGKKGPRSKL; this is encoded by the coding sequence ATGAGGCTTTTCTTACGTACTCAATCGAAGTTCCGCAAATTTGGGTGTAATTCTGGAAAGCGAAATCATACGTCTGCAGGTTTATCTATTGGATTTTTAGTTTGCTGCTCTGCCTCTGAACCGGTACATGCTGAAGCATCAGGAGGAAGTATGGGAGATAGCTGTGAATCCTCAACCACTGGCTATTCACATGGAAAGAAGGTCTATACTGACTATTCTGTAATTGGTATACCTGGAGATGGAAGATGTTTATTTCGTTCTGTTGCTCATGGTGCTTGTGTAAGATCAGGGAAGCCCCCTCCTAATGAGAACTTACAGAGGGAATTAGCAGATGAATTGCGGGCCAGAGTAGCAGATGAATTTATAAAGAGGAGAGAAGAGACCGAATGGTTCATCGAAGGTGATTTTAACACATATGTTGCCCAAATAAGGAATTCTCATGTGTGGGGAGGTGAGCCAGAACTTTTGATGGCTTCTCATGTTCTCCAGATGCCAATTAGTGTTTACATGTATGACCAGGACGCCAGTGGCCTGATTTCTATTGCTGAATACGGGCAAGAATATGGCAAGGACAATCCTATTAAGGTTCTGTATCACGGATTTGGTCATTACGATGCATTGCACATTCCCGGGAAGAAAGGACCAAGATCGAAACTTTAA